GGTCGATAAGACGATGACGGCCGGTTGCGCAACCGCGGGTCAAAGATCCGCTCGGCCGACATGGAAAACGCCTTGACGTCGAGGAGCGTGACGTGCTCCGCTACCCTGGATTTCCGGTGATCCCGGGTAGCCTTGACGCCGTGGGAGTGTTTGATGGCGACTCCCCGAATATCGAACTCAGAGAGTTTCCGAACATCTATTGAGGGACGGGAAGGGCTCTTTGTTTGGGGCACCACTCCCCTATTGATCAGCCTGGGTCGTTTCTTGGTCAGTGCGCCGTCGAGGATAGCGATCACGACGGGCATCTATGCGACTTAGTACCTATCGAACATATCGTCGATAACAACAGGGATCCAGGGTCTTACCGTAATACCGGGACCGGTAGATAGAGTCTTAACGGTTTAGGGGTACCGGTATATGTGGCGGCAGGGGTACCGGTATCCCGGTAGATAGCGGAATAGGCGTAGCGTTAGAGCGGTATAACGGTAGTACCCAAATACTGCGAAATACTCAGGGGCCTACCGTAATACCGGGACCGGTAGATAAGACTGTAACGATATAGAGGTACCGGTGTATACCGTGATAAGGGTAACGGTAGCCCGGTATATAGCTGAATAGGCGTGTCTTTACACCGGTATCACGGCATCGCGGTAATACTGGCAATGACGAAATACCGCGATAGGGGAGGAGCTAGATGCGCATTGCCATCGTTAACAGCAAGGGTGGGGTAGGGAAGACGACCACCGCCATCTACCTCGCTACCGCCGCAGCGCGCGACGGCAGGGATGTAGAACTATGGGACGCAGATATTCAAGGGTCAGCAACCGAATGGGCCTCCCGCGCTCAAGACGAGGGGGAGCCCTTGGAGTACGAGGTCCACTCGGTATCGTTGCCGAAGCTTCGTCGCAAAGAGGCAAGGACCCCCTGGATCTTCGTCGACACTCCTCCGGGGCAAGCAGAAGTTATGCAAGCCGCAGTCGATTTCGCTGACTTCGTGATCGTTCCCGTTATGCCGGAACCAATGGGGCTCGACCGCGCCTACGCGACTCTCGATGGGTTGGCCCACGGGAAGGACGCGGCTCTGCTGCTGGGCGCCGTGGATAACCGAGAGAAGCTAACACTGACCACACGCGACGTACTTGCCGACGAGACTGCACCCCCAAAGTTCACCACAGAGATTCGGCGACGAACCGCGATCTCGCAGAACACCTACTCACGACCACACAAGCTGTACGGATACGAGACCGTCTACAAGGAGCTTAAGGAGATCGCTGGTGAGTGACATGAAATCGAAACTGGCCAACCGGCGTGCGCAGCAGCAAACGTCGGAGCCAAAGCCGACATTCACGCAGGCCCAGGGGAGCGCAGAGCAAACGAAGCGAACATCGTACGATCTCCCAGTCTCTGTTCACCGCCGTCTCAAACTTGCTGCGGTGGAGCAAGATCGGACGCAAGTCTCGATCCTCATCGAAGCCCTCAATGCTTGGCACGCCAGGCAGTCATAAATACCGGAAGCGGTATTTATGAGTCCAGGATTCTGGGGCACTCCCTAGCGCGGGACAAACTAGCGACGTTAGTGCGACAATAGGTTGCACTAGACCTAGAGGAGGTGGCCCCGATGAGTGAAACGGTTCGCACGCACTCAGCCGCTGAGTTCCCGATCAGGGACGTTTCAGAGATCGTCCAAGAACTCACAGAGGTCTTCGGGTCTTCGTTGCTGTCCTTCATTATGGAGGTGGACAGCCGGTCTCTGCAGCGTTGGGCCGGGGGTCACGGCATACGGTACGACTCAGAGAAGAGAGTTCGGGATCTCGACACCGTGGTCGCGTTCCTGCGGCAAAAAGAGGAGCCTGCCACGATCCGGGCGTGGTTCATGGGGATGAATCCGCAGCTCGATGATGCCTCTCCGGCTGAAGCCATCCGCGACGGCTCTGCCCGGGACGTCATGGCCGCTGCGCGTGCGTATCTCAATGCTGCCTGAGCCCCTCGAAGCCCCGGCCACCAAGGACCTCTATGACAAGCGGCTCTTCCGAGTCGCGCGAGCGGATAACCCCTTCTACTGGTCTGAGATCTCCGCCGAAGACAGCCCGCGCAAACACGCCGGCAACCGTTTCGACGTTCCCGGTCATGGGGTGCTGTACTTCGCTACCGACCTCGAAGGCGCCTACGCGGAGACCCTGGCCCGGTTCCGACCATCACCAGCCATCCGGAAACACGTGGCAGAACAAGACCCAGGCTTCATGATGGTCGGGGGAGTGCCGCGTGACTGGCGAGAGAAGCGCACCATCGCAGAAGCGGTCCTCAGCGACCCCTTGCCTTTCCTTGATGTGGAGAGCCTCCACACCCACGAAGCTCTCACCACCGTCATGGCGGCAGAGCTGGTGGACCTGGGGGAGGGGGTCATCGACGTGGCCAGTGTCCGCGGACGGAACAGACTGCTGACACGGGCGATTGCGTCGTGGACCTTTGATCAGCGAGACGCCGCCGGTAGGCCCGTTTACGGGGGTCTGCGGTATCTCTCCCGCGTGGATACGCGGTTTGAGTGCTGGGCTGTCTTTGGTGGGGCCGAGTTCCGTGAGACCAAGACCAGCCCGATCGATCCCAATGCGCCAGAACTGGTCTCCATCGCGGAGCTCTACAAGCTGCGAGTCTTCTGACCCACACGCTGAAGCGTTTGGGGTTCTCTGCGGAGACCGAGAGCGGGGATCCCCAGAACGGTGCGGAGCAGCGTGTGGTGCACACAAAGGGAGCCTGGACGCGACCCTCGCGTCCAGGCTCCCTTCATCGGTGGGAGGGTGTTGTCGTTTAGCGTTTCTTCGCGTTGCGGTATGCCTCGACGATGTCTCGATGCAGCCGACCCCTCGCGGAGACCTGGTGGCCGTTCTTCACGGCCCACTCGCGAATCTGCCGTGCCTCATTCTGTGGCGACGGGGGAGCGATCGCCCGGCCTTTGCGGATGTACTTCTTCAGCGTCTCGCGCAGCTCTTTGGCGTGTTCCTCACTGAGGTCGATCTCGTAGAACCGAGCATCCAGACCAAAGGTGACCGTCTCCTTCGCTTCACTGCCGTCGAGATCGTCCACGAGAACCACTTCTACCTTCTGAGCCATCTCTAATACCTAACTGTTAATTGATGAGGGGCGATATTTACATCGTCCAGCGCATCGCCTTCTGCAAGGAACGGTCCCGCAGAAGTGTTTGCGATTGTGAATACTCCTGAAAATGAAACTACAGGGTGAGACTTGAGGAAAGCTGAGCAAGACTGCGGGCCTCGTACGTGATTCGTCGACAGACTGTGGTTGCCCAGGGTGCCTCAGCAAACATTAGTTTTCTGAGACAGTCAGCAGAGCTTCCACGAGGCACCTTCAATTTCGCGTAAACCCGGCACTCGACCTGTCTTGAGAAGTTGTTTCGACGCAATTTGTCTCACATGGACTCTTCGCGCATGTTTCTAAGGCATTCTTGTCCCATGAGGCTTTTGGGGTACACGCGGGTTAGTACGGCAAGTCAGGATTCACAGTTGCAGGTCGACGCGTTGCTCGGGGAGGGGGTGCAGCGTCGGGATGTGTTCTTCGATGTCACCTCCGGATCGAAGACCGCGGTCTCTCGTCCAGGGATGAAGAAGCTGCTGGAGCACGCCGAGTCCGGAGACACCGTGGTGGTGTGGCGCGTCGACCGGCTAGGCCGCTCATTGATTGACGTGCTGAACACGGTAAACCTTCTCCAGGAGAGGGGAGTGGCGGTGAAGTCCATCAGCGACGGGATTGACCCTGCAACCTCGACGGGACGGTTGATGCTGAACATGCTGGCGACCTTGGCGGAATACGAGCGGGAGCTCATTACTGAACGAGTCAACGCAGGCATTGCGGCCGCGCGACAGAGCGGTACACGGTTCGGCCGGCCACCCTCGGATCCTGCAGTGATCGCGGAGAAACTCCGGGTTGTTCAAGAGGCTCGGGCGCGAGGTCGAACTGCCACAGAAGCGGCGAAGCTCGTGGGGTGGAGCAGGGCGACCTTCTATAGACACCAGGGGTCGGCAGAGTGAGTGTTGGTCTCTCGGGCCGTTCTTCGACCTTCTACCGCAGACAATTGGGTACTTCAGACGCCGAACCAGTTTTGACTGATCTCTTTTTTGGTAAGGCCCATGTTGTTGGGGTTTTTGGGGTGGTCTGGCGGCACGAGCATTGATCGCGTTGGAAACCATTGGGCTGTTCGTCGCGGCTGCAACTGAACGTCAGGCCTTGGACGCATGAAGGGGCGACCGCCGAATTCTTCCGGATCGTGGCTTGCTGCTCTTGCTAGCTCTAGAGCGATATCGGGATCTTCTCCCACTGGGTCGGCTCTTGCCATGAGTTCCGTGCGCAGGTCACGGATGTACCAGGCGTGTTTTCCGGTGGGCCAGATAGCCAGACTGGGTAGATATGGAGAGGGAGGAAGTCTTCTAGGCCACATCTTCCGGTCTTCCTTAGCCGAGACGTCTCGGAGCTCTTGTAGCCGACTTCTCAAGAGCCAGAAGCTTCGTCCTCCCATTTCGTCGGCTTCTTGGCGTTGGGTTACGTCGAAAAGAGCTTCACACAGATGGGTGAACGACCTGAGACCTTCCTCGAATGCAATAGGAGCTAGTTGCATGTCGTGGCCAAGTCGGTGGATGTTCTCCTCTCCTCGTTCCTGGACCAAGCCTCGAACACCGCCACTTGATCCGTGGATGACTCCCGAGAGGATTCGATACCCCTCATATTCACCGATGAGCCCATAGTGTTTAGCCCGGTCGTGCAGACTCCCGGTGGCCCATCCGGATTTGAATCTCGATGAGTACTTGGCGACCACCTCAGTTAGTTTCCTTCGGCCCTGTGATGCCAGGCCGTCTAGAAAGTTGCTCTCCTTTTTCGCGGCGGCCCTATCAAGGGCGTCAATGTGCCAGCGTCGACGGCTCAGTTGCTCTACTGTCACACGACGATGATCCATGAATCGTTCAGAGGTGTTCTCCTCTGAGAGGCTGACGTCCTTGAAATTTACGAGATGCTCGAAGAGTGTCCTCGCGCTTGCCGCAGCGCTACGACCGTCAAGTTGGTCAACGTGCTCTAGGAGTGCGATTACGTCGTTAGTCGCCGCGGTCAGAATGAAGCGTTGAGCCGGAAGAGGCAGATGTTCGTAGAGCGCCCCAGTATCGAGATTCACCGAGACTCGCCAATTATGGATTTCACGTTGAGCTTCGACGGCTAATAGGGCAAACGCACTCTGCGGTGGAGCACCACCTATGTCAGGCAGAATCCCTGAAGTCTCGTATCCGATTTTGTCCAACTCTTGCCACGTTGCGCCAATCGATCGACCGAAGCTGCCAGCGCCCTCTACCCTCCTCAGATTGCTACCCGCAGGACACTGATGGCTGGGCCAGACACTCTCTACCTCCAAGCTTCCTGGGGGAGCCCAGAAGGCTCGCGCGGTGGCCAGGCCCACCAAACCTTTATGCATACGATCTTCCCCATCCGGGCGGCTGCGATATCTCGCGAGTGCGAAACAGCTGGTGTGACCACCGTAGTTGCGGTGGAGAGCGTCTGGTTGGGGTCGCCCATTACTCCCGTGGTTTCGAAGAGTGGGGCTTTGGTAGCTCGAGAAGTTCTTCACGCCTCCGTGTTCGGAACAGTATGTTCTCTCGTCGATGTGCGTTGATGCCAAGAAATGTATCTAGAGAACCTCGCGTGCCGTGTCTATGTAAGGCCGTCTATTCGGAGTAGGGCGCACGAGGTTGATTTCCTGTGTCGCATATAAGGGGCCTTGACCGGGCTTTTAATCGGGCGGGGTATACGGTCACTCTGAAGCCAGCGTCT
The sequence above is a segment of the Nesterenkonia lutea genome. Coding sequences within it:
- a CDS encoding ParA family protein, with the protein product MRIAIVNSKGGVGKTTTAIYLATAAARDGRDVELWDADIQGSATEWASRAQDEGEPLEYEVHSVSLPKLRRKEARTPWIFVDTPPGQAEVMQAAVDFADFVIVPVMPEPMGLDRAYATLDGLAHGKDAALLLGAVDNREKLTLTTRDVLADETAPPKFTTEIRRRTAISQNTYSRPHKLYGYETVYKELKEIAGE
- a CDS encoding RES family NAD+ phosphorylase: MLPEPLEAPATKDLYDKRLFRVARADNPFYWSEISAEDSPRKHAGNRFDVPGHGVLYFATDLEGAYAETLARFRPSPAIRKHVAEQDPGFMMVGGVPRDWREKRTIAEAVLSDPLPFLDVESLHTHEALTTVMAAELVDLGEGVIDVASVRGRNRLLTRAIASWTFDQRDAAGRPVYGGLRYLSRVDTRFECWAVFGGAEFRETKTSPIDPNAPELVSIAELYKLRVF
- a CDS encoding histone-like nucleoid-structuring protein Lsr2: MAQKVEVVLVDDLDGSEAKETVTFGLDARFYEIDLSEEHAKELRETLKKYIRKGRAIAPPSPQNEARQIREWAVKNGHQVSARGRLHRDIVEAYRNAKKR
- a CDS encoding recombinase family protein, with amino-acid sequence MRLLGYTRVSTASQDSQLQVDALLGEGVQRRDVFFDVTSGSKTAVSRPGMKKLLEHAESGDTVVVWRVDRLGRSLIDVLNTVNLLQERGVAVKSISDGIDPATSTGRLMLNMLATLAEYERELITERVNAGIAAARQSGTRFGRPPSDPAVIAEKLRVVQEARARGRTATEAAKLVGWSRATFYRHQGSAE
- a CDS encoding DUF5677 domain-containing protein, whose translation is MNLDTGALYEHLPLPAQRFILTAATNDVIALLEHVDQLDGRSAAASARTLFEHLVNFKDVSLSEENTSERFMDHRRVTVEQLSRRRWHIDALDRAAAKKESNFLDGLASQGRRKLTEVVAKYSSRFKSGWATGSLHDRAKHYGLIGEYEGYRILSGVIHGSSGGVRGLVQERGEENIHRLGHDMQLAPIAFEEGLRSFTHLCEALFDVTQRQEADEMGGRSFWLLRSRLQELRDVSAKEDRKMWPRRLPPSPYLPSLAIWPTGKHAWYIRDLRTELMARADPVGEDPDIALELARAASHDPEEFGGRPFMRPRPDVQLQPRRTAQWFPTRSMLVPPDHPKNPNNMGLTKKEISQNWFGV